A region from the Methanofastidiosum sp. genome encodes:
- a CDS encoding pyridoxamine 5'-phosphate oxidase family protein — MEMPQNVIDLIQQQHLAFVSTSTTNGMPNVSPKGSISVVDKDRLVFAEIASPHTISNLKDNPNVSLYVLDRETNKGVQIKGKATLMNSGPIFQNISKALKEKTPHLPPANYAVLIDVTEIFPYRM; from the coding sequence ATGGAAATGCCACAAAATGTAATAGATTTAATTCAGCAGCAGCATCTAGCCTTTGTTTCAACTTCAACTACAAACGGAATGCCAAATGTATCCCCAAAGGGAAGTATATCTGTAGTAGATAAGGATAGATTAGTCTTTGCAGAAATAGCCTCGCCCCATACAATATCCAACTTGAAGGATAATCCCAATGTATCTTTGTATGTACTTGATAGGGAAACTAACAAGGGCGTACAAATAAAGGGTAAGGCAACTTTGATGAATAGCGGACCTATATTTCAAAATATCTCCAAAGCATTGAAGGAGAAGACACCCCATCTTCCACCAGCAAACTATGCAGTCTTAATAGATGTTACAGAGATATTCCCTTATAGGATGTAA